One part of the Chryseobacterium sp. 7 genome encodes these proteins:
- a CDS encoding lipocalin family protein: MKKLLLAGMLGTSLFAVSCSSVNKAATSQNQRADFLKMKGDWQIVSIDYDKGYKIKPFDEGADAQCFVGSHWRLIPNNWTGAYTLNGGGNCPAITQPIKFEVKDGNTFMFKKIAAGTKAKQNSVGYSLTLIDQTTDQFSLQQDVPFEGGNVKVVYNFQRAGMK, translated from the coding sequence ATGAAAAAGTTACTACTTGCAGGGATGTTGGGAACATCACTTTTTGCAGTGTCGTGTTCCTCTGTTAACAAAGCAGCTACATCTCAAAATCAAAGAGCAGACTTTCTGAAAATGAAAGGAGACTGGCAGATTGTGAGCATAGATTATGATAAAGGTTATAAAATTAAACCTTTTGACGAAGGTGCTGACGCACAGTGTTTCGTAGGAAGCCACTGGAGATTAATTCCTAATAACTGGACAGGAGCGTATACTTTGAACGGAGGTGGAAATTGCCCGGCAATCACACAGCCTATCAAGTTTGAAGTAAAAGACGGTAACACGTTTATGTTTAAAAAGATTGCTGCAGGAACCAAAGCAAAACAAAATTCTGTAGGATATAGCCTTACACTTATTGATCAGACCACAGATCAGTTTTCACTTCAGCAGGATGTTCCTTTCGAAGGAGGTAATGTAAAAGTAGTTTACAACTTCCAGAGAGCAGGAATGAAATAA
- a CDS encoding OmpA family protein, producing MKFTKTYVGALFLSSALLLTSCEAVQNSNHQQRGTAVGVASGAVLGGILGNNVGKGGNGAIGAVLGGIIGGVAGNVIGNKMDKQAKDIKETLPGAQVERVGDGIKVTMNESIVNFAFDSSNLTSVAQTNLDKLAQVLSDNPDTNINIYGYTDSVGKDAYNLALSQRRADAVKAYLAGKGVASGRMFTKGEGKNMPVASNDTDEGRAKNRRVEFAITANEKMINDAKQGQ from the coding sequence ATGAAATTTACAAAAACATACGTAGGAGCCCTTTTCTTGTCATCAGCATTATTATTGACAAGCTGTGAAGCGGTTCAAAATTCAAATCACCAACAAAGAGGTACCGCAGTAGGGGTTGCTTCAGGAGCAGTACTTGGAGGTATCCTTGGTAACAATGTAGGAAAAGGAGGAAACGGAGCTATTGGTGCTGTATTAGGAGGTATTATCGGTGGTGTTGCAGGTAATGTTATCGGTAACAAAATGGATAAGCAGGCTAAAGATATCAAAGAAACTTTACCAGGTGCTCAGGTAGAAAGAGTAGGAGACGGTATTAAGGTTACAATGAATGAAAGTATTGTAAACTTTGCGTTTGACTCTTCAAACCTTACTTCTGTTGCTCAGACTAACCTTGACAAATTAGCCCAGGTGTTAAGTGATAATCCTGATACTAATATTAATATTTACGGATATACGGACAGCGTAGGTAAAGATGCTTACAACTTAGCACTTTCCCAAAGAAGAGCAGATGCTGTAAAAGCTTATTTAGCAGGTAAAGGAGTTGCATCAGGCAGAATGTTCACAAAAGGTGAAGGTAAAAATATGCCGGTTGCAAGCAATGATACAGATGAAGGAAGAGCTAAAAACAGAAGAGTAGAGTTTGCTATTACTGCTAATGAAAAAATGATTAACGATGCCAAACAAGGGCAATAG
- a CDS encoding decaprenyl-phosphate phosphoribosyltransferase codes for MKKYLKLLRVEQWVKNLFVFVPLFFSGNITNVELLVKSIFAFIIFSLAASVVYILNDYNDIEADRKHPEKRRRPLASGAISKSTAIGILIGLVITDIALVFFSQLYFHEYLWKFATIIGFYVVMNLAYTFRLKHVPIIDIFIIAIGFVLRVLAGGYITGISISQWAILLTFVLALVLAIGKRRGELINAQVSGKTRKALDGYNVQFADIALSISITLAIICYLMFTLSPEVQERFHARVFYTVIFVVFALLRYLQQTLVYNRTESPTKIVYRDRYIQVTLLLWVVAFLIQIYFKK; via the coding sequence ATGAAGAAATATTTAAAACTACTCCGTGTGGAGCAATGGGTTAAAAACCTGTTTGTATTTGTCCCGTTGTTTTTTTCAGGTAATATTACAAATGTAGAATTACTTGTAAAAAGCATCTTTGCATTCATTATATTCTCGCTTGCTGCAAGTGTTGTTTATATTTTGAATGATTATAATGATATTGAGGCAGACAGGAAACATCCTGAAAAAAGAAGAAGACCTCTGGCTAGTGGAGCCATTTCAAAATCAACAGCTATAGGAATCCTTATCGGATTGGTTATTACAGATATTGCTCTTGTATTTTTCTCACAACTTTATTTCCATGAGTATCTTTGGAAATTTGCAACCATTATAGGTTTCTATGTGGTGATGAATCTTGCCTATACCTTTAGGCTTAAACACGTTCCTATTATTGATATTTTTATTATCGCAATAGGATTTGTTCTGCGTGTACTGGCAGGAGGTTATATTACCGGAATCAGTATTTCACAATGGGCTATTCTATTAACCTTTGTACTGGCTCTTGTACTGGCAATCGGAAAAAGAAGAGGAGAGCTTATTAATGCACAGGTTTCAGGAAAGACAAGAAAAGCGTTGGACGGATATAACGTTCAGTTTGCGGACATTGCATTGTCTATTTCTATTACATTAGCTATCATCTGCTATCTGATGTTTACCCTTTCACCGGAAGTTCAGGAAAGATTCCACGCAAGGGTATTTTACACCGTTATTTTTGTAGTGTTTGCCTTGTTGAGATATCTTCAGCAGACATTGGTTTACAACAGAACAGAGTCTCCTACAAAAATTGTGTACAGAGACCGTTATATTCAGGTTACCCTGTTACTTTGGGTAGTTGCATTTTTAATTCAAATTTATTTTAAGAAATGA